Proteins from one Caulobacter sp. X genomic window:
- a CDS encoding ArdC family protein: MRPTGQGRKSAAKASPSRREPSRQAEASLYDEVTHRIIDQLEAGRLPWVQPWGTAGRAALSLPRNGITGRRYSGVNILLLWGAVIEHGYPSQGWLTFKQALAAGGCVRRGERGTSVVYADRFTPKAEQERAARDGDEPGKVAFLKRFTVFNLAQCEGLSGVDPEPAPLPERQAVPHAEALIAATGADFRVGGPRAFYDPLFDYVQVPPQPAFTDQINYYRTAFHELSHWTGHGSRLDRDQSGHRGGKAYAREELVAEMGAAFVCATLGIVPTVRHADYIGAWLEVLREDNRAIFRAASQASKAADFLLAFQTAPSPEPSAAAQCAMAA, from the coding sequence ATGCGCCCGACCGGTCAAGGCCGCAAGTCCGCCGCCAAGGCCTCGCCCTCCCGGCGGGAGCCGTCCCGACAAGCTGAAGCCAGCCTCTATGACGAGGTCACCCACCGGATCATCGACCAGCTGGAGGCCGGGCGCCTGCCCTGGGTCCAGCCGTGGGGAACGGCCGGGCGCGCGGCCCTGTCCCTGCCGCGCAACGGGATCACCGGGCGGCGCTATTCGGGCGTCAACATCCTCCTGCTGTGGGGCGCGGTCATCGAGCACGGCTATCCGTCCCAGGGCTGGCTGACCTTCAAGCAGGCCCTGGCCGCCGGGGGCTGTGTGCGGCGCGGTGAACGCGGCACGAGCGTGGTCTATGCCGACCGCTTCACGCCCAAGGCCGAGCAGGAACGCGCCGCGCGTGACGGCGACGAGCCCGGCAAGGTCGCTTTCCTCAAGCGGTTCACCGTCTTCAATCTCGCCCAATGCGAAGGCTTGTCGGGCGTCGATCCCGAACCCGCGCCGCTGCCCGAGCGCCAAGCCGTCCCCCACGCCGAGGCGCTGATCGCCGCCACCGGCGCGGACTTCCGCGTCGGCGGGCCGCGCGCCTTCTATGATCCTCTGTTCGACTACGTGCAGGTCCCGCCGCAACCGGCCTTCACCGACCAGATCAACTACTACCGCACCGCCTTCCACGAGCTGTCGCACTGGACCGGCCACGGCTCGCGGCTGGACCGCGACCAGTCGGGACACCGGGGCGGCAAGGCCTATGCGCGCGAGGAGCTGGTCGCCGAAATGGGCGCGGCCTTCGTCTGCGCCACCCTCGGCATCGTCCCCACCGTCCGCCATGCCGACTACATCGGCGCGTGGCTTGAAGTCCTGCGCGAGGACAACCGCGCCATCTTCCGCGCCGCCTCCCAGGCCTCCAAGGCCGCCGACTTCCTGCTGGCCTTCCAGACCGCGCCGTCGCCCGAGCCTAGCGCGGCGGCGCAATGCGCCATGGCCGCCTGA